Proteins found in one Pelobacter seleniigenes DSM 18267 genomic segment:
- a CDS encoding response regulator has protein sequence MNRDFPSILFVDPHPSTRAALNQLLHDEPWHCRFVSTTKEALATLETAVIDLVVAEVGLDDNDGIQLFQRIQHNYPHIIRIFLTAGNDQEEVISALTHGQAQQLIPKPWIDQECKEILRSALRQAKQQKKHSLEFQRLINSIPLLPALPTSYANIRSCIQQDDVDIDQMAEYISQDVALAATVLRWANSALFGQRFQVDSIKKAIIVLGTDIVESLVLTEAVNRTVAGKIPLIKGFDFKKFQKHSMASASISRLLIRTLFPVDSVRQDRAFIAGLLHDLGKLVAASFYSQQFARAIQLARKKALSLSEAEREIYQSDHTELGSFLAEWWALPPFIVNAIKFHHNPQSTPLDPDIIIAAYSANLLSYQFGYGSNGDTLPRELPENYRGKFFLTDESIEILRAGTDKVIRSLLN, from the coding sequence ATGAACAGAGATTTTCCCAGTATTCTTTTTGTTGATCCCCACCCTTCAACCCGCGCCGCTCTCAACCAACTACTCCATGATGAACCCTGGCACTGCCGCTTCGTGTCCACCACAAAAGAGGCCCTTGCAACACTCGAGACTGCGGTCATCGATCTGGTCGTTGCCGAAGTCGGCCTGGACGATAATGACGGAATCCAGCTATTTCAAAGAATTCAGCATAATTATCCCCACATCATCCGGATTTTCCTGACCGCCGGCAACGATCAAGAGGAGGTCATCAGTGCCCTGACCCATGGCCAGGCGCAACAACTGATCCCGAAGCCCTGGATCGACCAGGAGTGCAAAGAAATTCTTCGCAGCGCCTTGCGCCAGGCCAAACAGCAGAAAAAGCACAGCTTGGAATTTCAGCGCCTGATCAATTCGATCCCATTGCTCCCGGCCCTACCCACCAGTTACGCCAATATCCGCTCCTGTATACAACAGGACGATGTCGACATCGACCAAATGGCTGAATATATCAGCCAGGACGTTGCCCTTGCGGCGACGGTCCTGCGTTGGGCCAATTCGGCACTGTTCGGTCAGCGGTTCCAGGTCGACAGCATAAAAAAAGCCATCATCGTCCTCGGCACGGATATTGTCGAAAGCCTGGTCCTGACGGAAGCGGTCAACCGAACCGTGGCCGGTAAGATTCCGCTTATCAAAGGCTTTGATTTCAAAAAATTCCAGAAACATTCCATGGCCTCCGCCAGTATCAGCAGGCTGCTGATCAGAACCCTTTTCCCCGTCGACAGTGTTCGCCAGGACCGTGCCTTTATTGCCGGGCTGCTGCACGATCTGGGAAAACTCGTCGCCGCGAGCTTTTACTCCCAACAGTTTGCCCGGGCCATCCAGCTGGCGCGAAAAAAAGCGCTCTCGCTGAGCGAAGCGGAACGTGAGATTTATCAGTCCGACCATACCGAGCTGGGCAGTTTTTTAGCGGAATGGTGGGCACTGCCCCCCTTCATTGTCAATGCGATCAAGTTCCATCATAATCCTCAGAGCACGCCCCTTGATCCGGATATCATCATTGCGGCCTATTCGGCCAACCTGCTCAGCTACCAGTTCGGGTACGGCTCCAACGGAGACACCCTGCCACGGGAGCTTCCTGAAAATTACCGGGGAAAATTTTTCCTGACCGATGAGTCTATCGAAATTCTGCGGGCGGGTACGGACAAGGTGATTCGTTCTCTGCTGAACTAA
- a CDS encoding ABC transporter ATP-binding protein, which translates to MALIELTDVTKIYPLGSQQVVAVNNFTLQIEAGEFCVLAGPSGSGKTTLLNLIGCLDQPTSGEIRLQGQEVGHAARKELAALRLHKIGFVFQAYNLIPVLTAAENAEFTLMLQGLDKVSRRRRVEELFAELGLAGLEDRKPSDLSGGQQQRVAIARALASDPAVILADEPTASIDSQTSEELLALMERLNRESGVTFIVSSHDPLVMAHASRLIKLVDGHLETAQ; encoded by the coding sequence ATGGCGTTGATCGAATTGACGGACGTCACCAAGATCTACCCCCTCGGCAGCCAACAGGTGGTTGCGGTTAACAATTTTACCCTGCAGATCGAGGCCGGCGAGTTCTGTGTTCTGGCCGGGCCGTCCGGCAGCGGGAAAACCACCCTGCTCAACCTGATTGGCTGTCTGGATCAGCCGACCAGCGGTGAAATCCGGCTGCAGGGGCAGGAAGTGGGGCACGCCGCGCGCAAGGAGCTGGCCGCCCTGCGCCTGCATAAGATCGGTTTCGTGTTCCAGGCCTATAACCTGATCCCGGTCTTGACCGCTGCGGAAAACGCCGAATTCACCCTGATGCTGCAAGGGCTCGACAAGGTCTCCCGGCGGCGTAGGGTCGAGGAACTGTTTGCCGAGCTGGGACTGGCCGGGCTGGAAGACCGGAAGCCCTCTGATCTGTCCGGCGGCCAGCAGCAACGGGTCGCCATTGCCCGGGCGCTGGCGTCTGATCCAGCCGTTATCCTGGCGGATGAGCCGACGGCCAGTATCGATTCCCAGACCAGTGAGGAGTTGCTCGCCCTGATGGAACGTCTGAATCGGGAGTCCGGGGTGACCTTTATCGTCAGTTCTCATGACCCTCTGGTGATGGCCCATGCCAGCCGGCTGATCAAGCTGGTTGACGGTCATTTGGAGACGGCGCAGTGA
- a CDS encoding ABC transporter permease, which yields MELLALAWKNLWRNRRRTLITLAALSLSLMLIEAAHNLSFGVYRTMIDSGVRAGSGHLTIYRQGYLAARDEKLSFDPDSLADTITGFDGVAAVLPRLYLPALAQSSRESRGVLLTGIDPRVERRINPFLKKLPDAQMLTSLNGREAILGSRLLKELQLKPGNKFVVTLQHRSGDLVSEMFRVHGVVETGIKNVDSTLLLVGRERAAALAGIGHEIHELAIILNNPDAEATVYPRLQALISQFPGLEAVSWERAMPNLFNAIRLDYASQKFIFVIMLLIVTIGVVNTLLMSVMERFHEFGIILAVGASAMRLRTLVLFEALLLGVISMLFGSILGSLATWYLQDVGIDMRSFIDQSLEFGGVVFDPVLRAQWDLTWMFQVAVYLLFLTLGAALYPAIKAGRINPVDAMRHH from the coding sequence ATGGAATTGCTCGCTCTGGCCTGGAAAAACCTCTGGCGCAACCGGCGGCGGACGCTGATCACCCTGGCTGCGCTCAGCCTGAGCCTGATGTTGATTGAGGCTGCCCACAACCTGTCTTTCGGTGTCTATCGAACTATGATCGACAGCGGCGTCCGGGCCGGCAGCGGCCATCTGACCATTTACCGGCAGGGCTATCTGGCCGCCCGGGATGAAAAACTCTCCTTTGATCCTGACAGCCTGGCGGACACCATCACCGGTTTTGACGGGGTGGCCGCGGTGCTCCCGCGGCTGTATCTGCCGGCTTTGGCCCAGTCCAGCCGGGAAAGCCGCGGGGTGCTGCTGACCGGCATCGATCCCCGGGTTGAGCGCCGCATCAATCCCTTTTTGAAAAAGCTGCCAGACGCGCAAATGCTGACCTCGCTGAACGGCCGCGAAGCGATTCTGGGCAGCAGGCTCCTCAAAGAACTGCAGCTGAAACCCGGCAACAAGTTTGTCGTTACCCTGCAGCATCGCTCCGGTGATCTGGTCAGCGAGATGTTCCGGGTCCATGGCGTGGTCGAGACCGGCATCAAGAATGTTGACAGCACCCTGCTGCTGGTTGGTCGTGAGCGCGCTGCGGCCCTGGCCGGAATCGGTCATGAAATTCACGAACTGGCCATCATCCTTAACAATCCGGATGCCGAAGCAACGGTTTATCCCCGTCTGCAGGCGCTGATCAGCCAATTCCCCGGCCTCGAAGCGGTCAGTTGGGAGCGGGCCATGCCCAACCTGTTCAATGCGATTCGCCTCGATTATGCCAGCCAGAAATTCATCTTTGTGATCATGCTGCTGATTGTCACTATCGGGGTGGTCAACACCCTGTTGATGTCGGTGATGGAGCGTTTTCACGAGTTCGGTATTATTCTAGCTGTCGGTGCCAGCGCCATGCGGCTGCGAACACTGGTTTTGTTCGAGGCACTGCTGTTGGGGGTGATTTCGATGCTGTTCGGCAGCATCCTCGGTTCCCTGGCCACCTGGTATCTGCAGGATGTCGGGATCGATATGCGCAGTTTTATCGACCAGAGTCTGGAGTTCGGCGGGGTGGTGTTCGATCCGGTGCTGCGCGCGCAGTGGGATCTGACATGGATGTTCCAGGTCGCTGTTTATCTGTTGTTCCTGACGCTCGGTGCGGCCCTGTATCCCGCCATCAAAGCAGGCCGGATCAATCCTGTCGATGCTATGCGGCATCATTGA
- a CDS encoding ABC transporter permease, producing MLTRLALRNIWRNRRRTLLTLSAMVVSSALLILALGVFSGMLRDMLASATEQYYGHLVISAKGYQDDRDMYRSYTPEAVEKVLQRKETITGYSLRLRGFGLLSFARNSAPAELLGVIPALEEQVTSLQNHLVTGSYLATDSSAGAVLGVGLARRLGVRPGDELVFVTQAADGSIGNDLLTVSGVFATGDYGHDNSLVLVPLGWLQRVMVLPGQIHETALHIDDPLAAAAGAAQLRPLLPAGLEILTWGDLLPEMREVVASYNVSRLIVVTILYLATGLGILNTFFMSVMERTREFGVLLAIGMRPGQIRLLIFLETFFMGLFGLAFGILGGVGLSLYMARVGIDLSGTLTPITYAGGTILPRLGAVLEWSNVLIPASCLLAVSLLAGFLPANRAARMQPVDAIREE from the coding sequence ATGCTGACCCGGCTGGCGTTGCGGAACATCTGGCGGAATCGTCGTCGCACCCTGTTGACCTTGTCGGCCATGGTCGTTTCTTCTGCGCTGTTGATCCTTGCCCTCGGAGTTTTCTCCGGCATGCTGCGGGATATGCTGGCTTCGGCAACCGAACAGTATTACGGCCACCTGGTGATCAGCGCCAAAGGGTATCAGGATGACCGCGACATGTACCGCAGTTATACGCCTGAAGCCGTTGAGAAGGTTCTGCAGCGCAAAGAGACGATCACCGGGTATTCCTTGCGCCTGCGCGGTTTCGGGCTGCTCTCCTTTGCCCGCAACAGCGCGCCTGCCGAACTGCTCGGGGTGATCCCGGCCCTGGAAGAACAGGTGACCAGTCTGCAGAACCACTTGGTTACCGGAAGCTACCTGGCTACAGACAGCTCGGCCGGGGCGGTCCTCGGGGTCGGCTTGGCCCGTCGGCTCGGGGTCAGGCCAGGGGATGAACTGGTTTTTGTCACCCAGGCCGCCGACGGCTCCATCGGTAACGACCTGCTGACCGTAAGCGGGGTGTTTGCCACCGGTGACTACGGGCACGACAATTCCCTGGTCCTGGTCCCCCTGGGCTGGTTGCAGCGGGTCATGGTGTTGCCCGGGCAGATTCATGAGACCGCATTGCACATCGATGATCCGCTGGCGGCTGCGGCCGGCGCGGCGCAGCTGCGACCGTTGTTGCCCGCCGGCCTGGAAATTCTGACCTGGGGGGACCTGCTGCCGGAAATGCGTGAGGTGGTGGCCAGTTACAATGTCTCGCGGCTGATTGTGGTGACGATCCTGTATCTGGCCACCGGGCTGGGGATTCTCAATACCTTTTTCATGTCGGTCATGGAGCGGACCAGGGAGTTTGGGGTGTTACTCGCCATTGGGATGCGTCCCGGGCAGATCCGTCTGCTGATTTTCCTGGAAACCTTTTTCATGGGCTTGTTCGGGCTGGCCTTCGGCATTCTTGGCGGCGTGGGCCTGAGTCTGTACATGGCCCGGGTCGGGATTGATCTGTCCGGAACTCTGACTCCGATCACCTATGCCGGCGGAACGATTTTGCCGCGCCTGGGGGCGGTGCTGGAATGGTCGAATGTGCTGATCCCGGCTTCCTGCCTGCTGGCCGTGTCCCTGCTGGCCGGTTTTTTGCCGGCCAACCGCGCCGCCCGCATGCAGCCGGTTGATGCCATCCGTGAGGAGTGA
- a CDS encoding outer membrane lipoprotein-sorting protein: MVTLSRLLLVVLFFFSAVAVPALAEQPDLRQLIQQVERQYTGESSIATVEMTVETGHWERHLTMELWSLGRERFLVRIVAPAKEKGVATLKVDNEVWNYLPKVDRVIRVPPSMMGGAWMGSHITNDDLVKANKIDEDYDFRLLEQNAASWVIEALPKPTAAVIWGKIIYQLNPETLVPERIDYFDEEDLLVRQIVFADVQLVNGRWVPLRMTVLPVEKPAEKTVLQYRRLQFNVGLEKSFFSLGRLKERR, translated from the coding sequence ATGGTTACTTTATCACGTCTGCTGCTGGTGGTGCTGTTCTTTTTCTCTGCCGTGGCGGTTCCCGCCCTGGCCGAACAACCCGATTTGCGCCAACTGATCCAGCAGGTTGAAAGGCAATATACCGGAGAATCTTCCATTGCGACGGTCGAAATGACGGTGGAAACCGGTCACTGGGAGCGACATCTGACCATGGAACTGTGGTCCCTTGGCCGGGAGCGTTTTCTGGTCAGGATTGTTGCCCCGGCCAAGGAAAAAGGGGTCGCGACCCTTAAGGTCGACAATGAAGTCTGGAACTATCTGCCCAAGGTCGATCGGGTGATCCGGGTCCCGCCATCGATGATGGGCGGCGCCTGGATGGGCAGTCATATCACCAATGACGATCTGGTCAAAGCGAATAAAATCGATGAGGATTATGATTTTCGACTGCTCGAACAGAATGCCGCCAGCTGGGTTATCGAAGCTCTGCCCAAGCCGACCGCGGCGGTCATCTGGGGGAAAATTATTTATCAACTGAATCCCGAAACCCTGGTCCCCGAGCGGATCGACTATTTCGACGAAGAAGACCTCCTGGTCAGGCAGATTGTTTTTGCCGATGTCCAGCTGGTGAACGGTCGCTGGGTTCCGTTGCGCATGACCGTCCTGCCGGTGGAAAAACCGGCGGAAAAAACCGTACTGCAATATCGCCGCCTGCAGTTCAATGTTGGTCTGGAAAAAAGCTTCTTTTCCCTGGGCCGCCTGAAGGAGCGGCGCTGA
- a CDS encoding vWA domain-containing protein: MTIQFSTPSARLARMSPDPLRPLQDAIVRLLKSRPFYGQFLLQFKRLPYAGNKAVAVTIADAIPTLLVNPQRFMLFAQAEQEALLEHLIKHTLHLHPCRRKERRARIWDLACDLAINPGIANLPREAVQPARLRLPEGLAAEEYYARLLQLPELGSLSGSGDDQRPPQDSGEQNPAAEQRLEIIDDHIPWQDADRTPVALSEQVVRQMVSKARQGDREESTGELATLLEPFLTPPSIPWQQVLRQFVGTAGRVGKSSTWSRSHRRFDRHTPGLRKKQYLNLVVAIDVSDSTDTQLLREAFANELLRIARGRQSRITVLYAGSRIQKVAAFSGQPLVVDTYRGGGFTDFRPAFEYAQQLQPRPAAMIYLTDGFGPAPASSDIPTLWVLSPEGRKPVPWGLELRLQNHCR, from the coding sequence ATGACAATTCAATTCTCGACACCATCCGCCAGATTAGCCAGGATGTCGCCTGATCCACTGCGGCCGCTGCAGGACGCCATCGTCCGGTTGCTGAAAAGCCGCCCCTTTTATGGCCAGTTTCTGCTCCAGTTCAAACGCCTGCCCTATGCTGGAAACAAAGCGGTCGCCGTCACCATCGCCGATGCCATTCCAACCCTGCTGGTCAATCCGCAGCGCTTTATGCTCTTTGCCCAGGCTGAGCAGGAAGCGCTCCTCGAACACCTGATCAAGCATACCCTGCACCTTCACCCCTGTCGCCGCAAAGAGCGCCGGGCCAGGATCTGGGATCTGGCCTGTGATCTGGCCATCAACCCGGGGATTGCCAACCTGCCCCGGGAAGCCGTGCAGCCGGCCCGGCTGCGCCTTCCGGAAGGACTGGCCGCTGAAGAATACTATGCCCGCCTGCTGCAGCTGCCGGAACTTGGCAGTTTGAGCGGCAGCGGAGACGACCAACGCCCGCCCCAGGATAGCGGTGAACAGAACCCGGCCGCTGAGCAACGGTTGGAGATTATCGACGATCACATCCCCTGGCAGGATGCCGACCGTACCCCGGTGGCGCTGTCGGAGCAGGTGGTTCGGCAGATGGTCAGCAAGGCCCGACAGGGCGATCGGGAGGAGAGCACGGGGGAACTGGCCACCCTGCTGGAACCGTTCCTTACTCCGCCCAGCATCCCCTGGCAGCAGGTTTTGCGTCAATTCGTCGGTACCGCCGGGCGGGTCGGGAAAAGCTCAACCTGGTCACGCAGCCATCGCCGTTTCGACCGCCACACCCCCGGCCTGCGTAAAAAACAATATCTGAACCTGGTCGTCGCCATCGATGTCAGCGATTCGACAGATACTCAGCTGCTGCGCGAAGCCTTTGCCAACGAGCTGCTTCGCATTGCCCGGGGGCGACAAAGCCGGATCACCGTGCTTTACGCCGGTAGCCGCATTCAAAAGGTCGCAGCTTTCAGCGGGCAACCTCTGGTGGTCGACACCTATCGGGGGGGCGGCTTCACCGACTTTCGTCCGGCTTTCGAATATGCGCAGCAGCTGCAACCACGACCAGCGGCAATGATTTACCTGACCGACGGCTTCGGCCCGGCCCCGGCCAGCTCCGATATCCCGACCCTGTGGGTGCTTTCGCCGGAAGGCCGCAAGCCGGTCCCCTGGGGATTGGAACTGAGACTGCAGAACCACTGCCGCTAA